A DNA window from Brassica napus cultivar Da-Ae chromosome C1, Da-Ae, whole genome shotgun sequence contains the following coding sequences:
- the LOC106373566 gene encoding uncharacterized protein LOC106373566: protein MEQLIADHRPFTKDLWHGGVTSEPLITTLTNDEDQPKATKTKPEAPPKNAYKSKPVTKKVLKARKTSKKKDTVYQVSRLQKESKLLRKLLKRKKTTTSFKRSAFNTLLGQGLVKKGNTAFEHKGCQTEPTNVNVPVSLHDVCQTEPKADFSHHTSQAPMEEDHSHSPVISQYAAQLYGSTSHSNSTTGEPVHATSVHASPIHTSPIHNPQTPSSPINVSPVHRRIFSLSPLHLTPELDSLPGFVGHATAINTFSATATSKPSSVPNTKPSSALQAQPTEDSNIVSLSDGSPAPETPKHIPSMEENHLAKQLLRCKTVPAPDLLSPLPQIEWDLFEKIISKFSAAFHITPSKLDFSNNFLLQLAQPMKGTTTYHMEILMHMLAARHRGVFEEQKLAFITPHLTFGIQAKSKDFNKSRKRDTFEWDKLLTGLVLQPGKKWMEDVVTVYTPMIWGDKHWVGLAINLDLGCVEVLDPLSTLYKDTTAGRFMAPVLKALPSLVKKVTNYQLTQFRGLAPFTWHRIKDLYINERGGDCRPVTVKFLEMHAHGDPEHMSSITDREFDDFRKQYVLDIYKTIVMPAYYPA from the exons ATGGAGCAACTTATAGCTGACCATCGCCCCTTCACGAAGGACCTTTGGCATGGTGGAGTCACATCTGAGCCCTTAATCACTACTCTTACAAATGATGAAGATCAACCCAAAGCTACAAAGACCAAGCCGGAAGCACCTCCCAAAAATGCCTACAAGTCAAAGCCAGTCACCAAAAAAGTTCTCAAAGCAAGGAAGACATCAAAGAAAAAAGACACGGTCT ATCAAGTCTCCAGGCTTCAAAAGGAGTCAAAGCTGCTTCGAAAATTGCTTAAGCGCAAGAAGACTACAACTTCTTTCAAGCGCTCTGCCttcaacactctcctcggacAAGGATTGGTAAAAAAAGGCAACACTGCCTTTGAACACAAAGGATGTCAGACTGAACCAACAAACGTCAACGTTCCGGTCTCTTTACACGATGTATGCCAGACGGAGCCAAAAGCTGATTTCTCTCACCATACG TCGCAGGCTCCTATGGAGGAAGATCACAGCCACTCGCCGGTCATCAGCCAATACGCGGCACAGCTTTACGGCTCAACTTCTCACAGCAATTCCACAACTGGTGAACCCGTCCACGCTACCTCCGTTCACGCTTCACCCATCCATACCTCACCCATCCACAATCCCCAAACACCTTCATCCCCCATCAATGTTTCACCCGTCCAT AGACGGATCTTCTCTTTGTCACCCCTCCATTTGACTCCCGAACTTGACAGTCTCCCAGGTTTCGTAGGCCATGCGACAGCAATCAACACATTCTCAGCCACCGCTACATCCAAACCTTCTTCTGTTCCCAACACCAAACCTTCCTCTGCTCTACAG GCTCAACCAACTGAGGACAGCAACATTGTATCTTTGAGCGACGGCTCTCCAGCTCCAGAAACGCCCAAGCACATTCCATCAATGGAAGAAAACCACCTTGCAAAACAACTCTTGCGCTGCAAGACTGTCCCTGCGCCAGATCTGTTAAGCCCACTACCTCAAATTGAGTGGGATCTTTTCGAAAAGATCATTTCCAAGTTTAGTGCTGC GTTCCATATTACTCCCTCCAAACTCGACTTCTCCAACAACTTCCTACTCCAACTAGCACAGCCTATGAAAGGGACAACAACTTAC CACATGGAAATCCTCATGCACATGCTAGCTGCAAGACATAGGGGGGTCTTCGAGGAGCAAAAACTTGCCTTCATTACCCCTCACCTTACTTTTGGAATCCAGGCAAAATCCAAGGATTTCAACAAGTCAAGAAAGAGAGATACCTTCGAATGGGACAAGCTGCTGACGGGTCTTGTTCTCCAGCCCGGGAAGAAATGGATGGAAGATGTGGTGACTGTCTACACACCCATGATATGGGGCGATAAACACTGGGTTGGTCTTGCGATAAACCTCGACTTGGGCTGTGTCGAAGTCTTAGACCCTCTCTCCACTTTGTACAAGGACACGACTGCTGGTCGTTTCATGGCTCCGGTTCTCAAGGCGTTACCTTCCCTTGTTAAGAAGGTTACAAACTACCAGCTCACTCAGTTCCGCGGCCTTGCACCTTTTACATGGCATCGTATCAAAGACCTCTACATCAACGAAAGGGGAGGCGACTGCAGACCTGTTACTGTCAAATTCTTGGAAATGCACGCACACGGGGATCCCGAACACATGTCAAGCATCACAGACCGCGAATTTGATGATTTCCGCAAACAGTACGTACTTGACATCTACAAGACCATTGTAATGCCTGCTTACTACCCAGCTTAG
- the LOC106373568 gene encoding uncharacterized protein LOC106373568: MVFVEGSKRSIEGALTVFDEFAKWSGLNISIEKSMVYMAGVAQGERSIILMNFPFAEGALPVRLPSKCIKEVEQLCASFLWSGPELKSKGAKVAWKDVCKLKAEGELGIRALKEVNVVNGLKLIWRMLTGGIFIREMVKKQSTQEKEFLGSECKYSGGFLEVEENVEA, from the exons ATGGTATTTGTGGAAGGATCTAAGCGGTCAATTGAAGGAGCTTTAACAGTCTTTGATGAGTTTGCGAAGTGGTCTGGACTGAATATTAGTATTGAGAAATCGATGGTATACATGGCGGGTGTTGCTCAGGGAGAAAGAAGTataattttgatgaattttCCATTTGCTGAGGGTGCTCTTCCTGTTAG ACTTCCAAGCAAATGTATTAAAGAGGTGGAACAGCTATGTGCTTCTTTTCTTTGGTCGGGGCCGGAACTCAAATCCAAAGGAGCAAAGGTTGCGTGGAAAGATGTCTGTAAACTCAAAGCTGAAGGAGAATTGGGTATACGAGCTTTAAAAGAAGTGAATGTGGTTAATGGACTGAAGCTAATCTGGAGGATGTTGACTGGGGGAATCTTTATAAGGGAAATGGTTAAAAAACAATCTACTCAAGAGAAAGAGTTTCTGGGAAGTGAATGTAAATACTCAGGCGGGTTCTTGGAGGTGGAGGAAAATGTTGAAGCTTAG